In the genome of Actinobacillus genomosp. 1, the window TCAACAATCGGCTTTAATTGCAAATGTTGAAATTAGTGAACCGCATCAAGGGCAGGCTTTTGAGCGATTTACGACGCAAGGCCCGTTAGCGTTGTTGCCGTTAAGCGATAATCGAATGTCATTAGTGTGGTGTGTGAAGCAAGCAGAGGATTTGACAGATCTTTCCGATGAAGCATTTCTTTCGCAATTACAGCAGCAATTCGGTTGGAAATTAGGGAGGTTTGAGAGAGTCAGTAAGCGGTTTGTTTATCCGCTCACTTCGCAAAAAGCACAATCGCATATTCATCATCGTTTGGCGATAGTCGGCAATGCAGCGCAATTATTGCATCCGGTTGCGGGGCAGGGCTTTAATCTTGGCATGCGAGATCTGTTTACCCTTGCACAGCTGTTGGCAAAAGCCTTTGCAGAAGGGAAAGATTTAGGTGAATTTGCGCTATTAAATCAATTTGAACAATCAAGAAAGCAAGATCAAGCACAAATTATCGGATTAACAAGCGGTCTGATTTCGCTGTTTTCTTGCGATTTCTTACCGCTACAAGCGGTCAGAAATTTAGGTTTATTTGCAATTTCGCATAGTAAGTTATTGCGAGAAAATATTGCGAATAAGGCATTGGGTTGGCAATAAAGTGAAAGGACGCATTAGCGTCCTTTTGTTTATAGCTGATATTTCTTCATCAATTTCAATTTCTCATTGGAGATTTCATTGCCTAATTGAGAGATGATTTTTCCTTTATCTTGTACCGATTGAGCCAATGCATCATCAGGTTGCGATTCTAATTTAATCATATCCCTAAAGGTTTCTTGGCTTAATTGTAATGCCCTTAATCCGATATTTTTGATAGGAAGAATCTCATCGTTTTGAATATCCAAATAACTTAGTGAAGCTTCAATGGTATCGACTTCTTCTAAGTAGTTTTGCATTGCATCAATTCTTGAAGGCGTATTCTGGGCAACTTCTAAGCTGTGCATTGTCAGTAAAGTTGCTTGAACATAGTCGTTGCCATACACTTCATCCCAATGATAAAAACGTTGGAAATCTGCTTGAGGAGAATGATTTTCTCCCAAATTTACACAACCGATAAGACCTAAAATAAAAGAAAAAGAAAGGGGAATTTTTATAATTTTAAACATTATGATGTCGTTTTTAGAATAGAAAACGGCTAGCAAAGACTAGCCGTCGAATTATATTATTTTTGAGCTGGAGCTGGAGCTGGAGCTGGAGCTGGAGCTGGAGCTGGAGCTGGAGCTGGAGCTGGACCATATTTCGTCGCTAATTCAGCTTCAATTTTTTGGCCTTCCGCCGCAATTTTATCTAATTGAGCTTGTAATTCACCGAACGCTTTATGTGCATCGGGTGTAGGGTTTTTTGCCAGTTTATCATTTTCACTGATCATTTTTGCACCTAATGCCATTGCTTCAAGTGCTTTATCTTTAAGTGCATTTACCTGTGCGTCTTTAAGATCCAGTGTAGCCGCACTTTTTTGAATATTTTCAATTTGAGAGAGAATCGCTTTGTTCATCGTATCTTGAACCACTGCCGGATCTTTAGATTTTTCACCTAATTTTTCAATTTCGCTGTTAATAGCCTCACCGATAGATTTTTCTTGTACTTGTTGCCATTCTTGGAATTTTTTGTAATCTTCCGCACCGGTATTTACAACCTGTTCAGCCGGTTTTGCCGTTTCAGCCGGCGTTTGGGTTGTTGGTGTTGCGGCAGGTGCTGCTTGTTCTGTAGTCGGTTTATTTGCCGGTTTATCACAAGCGGTTAAAAATAAAGCGAATAATGCGGTTGCACTGATTTTTGTGAATTTAGTCATTTTCTTACCTGTTTATGTGGAAAAAGGTTAGAACGTTTCTGCTCTAACCTTTGTATATTTTAACGCTATATCTGAATTATTTTTCAAATTTTGCTTTTAAGTCAGATTGTAATTTTTGAAGCTCTTGTGCCGCTTGATTTAATTGTTGCGCTTTAGCTTGGATAGCTTGTTGAGCTTCTGCGGTAGGCGCAGCCATTACTTTTACTTGTTCGGAAATAACTTCGTTTGATAAACCTAAAACCGCTTTAGTTTTATCTTTTAATGCTTTGATTTCTTCGCTTTTCACATCAACCGCATCTAAGCTTTTTAAGGTTTCTTGAACTTTACCTGCAAACGTATTTAATACTGTTTCTAATGCTTTAGGATCTTTTTGAGCTTGGCTCATTACTTCGGTTAATTGTTTTTGTAATTCAGCTTGAGCGGTTGCTTGAGTTTGCTCCTGAACTTGATACCATTCTTGGAATTTTTTGTAATCCGCCGCTGGATCCGCTTTGTTACATGCCGTTACGCTAAACGCTAAAAGTGCGACTGCACCGATTGTTGCTAGTTTTTTCATTCGTTTTCCTTAAAAAATAAGATGAACAATTCCCTTTATAGGGTGTAATCTATTGTACCGACAATAGACTGTTGCTGAAAAGGATAGTTCAGTAAAAATTTACCTGTTTATATTATCTGACTAAAAAACAAGCAAGTCAAACGCCAATGGCCTGTTCAATCAATAATTTTTTTAAAATCGGTAATTGGTTAGTTGCGGATAAGCCAATTCCGCGGATTAATTTTTTGACCGGATGATCCCCTTGGAACAATTGTTTTAAGCCTTCCATTGCGGTAAGTAGTTTTACGGCTTCCGCTTTACGTGTTCGTTCGAAACGACGTAAATGACGGTATTCGCCGATATCATGACCTAGCATTAAATGTTGTCGGACTTCTTGCGCAAGAGTGATTGCATCGGCAAAACCTAAATTAACGCCTAAACCGGCAAGCGGGTGAATCGTATGTGCCGCATCGCCGATTAAAGCAATACGAGATTGAGCGAAGTCTCTTGCATAACGTGCGGTTAGCGGATAGGTCGCTCGTTCGCTTTGTAATTCGACTAAGCCTAGTCGGTTATCAAAAGCAATGGTCAGCTCCCGATTAAATTGTTGTACTTCACAATGTTGTAACTGTTTTGCTTTCTCCGTAGGTAAAGACCAGACGATAGAGCATAAATGTTCATCCGCTAATGGTAAAAATGCCAGAATACTATCGGCGGAAAAATTTTGGCGAGCGGTATGAGTATGAGGTTCAGCGGTTTTTACATTACATACCAATGCGGTTTGCTCATAATCTTTGCTTATAAGCGGAATATACATTTGTCGGCGAAGCCAAGAATTGGCTCCATCCGCTCCGACAACTAATTTGGCTGAAATCATTTCGCCGCTTGCTAAGGTAAGGAAGGCTCCGTTTTCGCTAACTCCGACGGTATTGGGTTCGCTTAGGATGATTTCTACGTTATCTTGCCGGCTGACTTGTTGCCATAATGCCGATTGAATTTGATTATTTTCAATGATATATCCAAGTTTATCCAAACCTAATTGTTGAATACTTGTATCGCTATTATCAAACTCAATTTGGGCAAAGCTATCTTGCTCCCATACCGACATTTTTTGGTAGGGCGATAAGCGTTCCGTCTGAATAAGCTGTAATGCACCGACTTGCTCAAGCATTTTTTCACTGGTTGCATTAATCGCACTTACTCGATTTGAAAAAGTTTTCGTGGTTTGCGGCACTTGTTTTTCAATAATCTTAATTTGACTCTCGGTATTTTTCAGTAGTGCCGCGAATGCAAGCCCGACCATACCGCCGCCAATAATGATAATATCTGCTGATTTCATATCAATATCGTTTATAAATGAGAAGCGGTCAGATTTTCCGATAAATTTGTAAAAATTTATCTAAATTTGACCGCTTTACGGATTAACTTATTTTTTGTGGTGTTTTTCCAGACTACGATGGCGAATTTGCACGTCTTTATCTCGACTTTGGAAATATTTCGCTAATTGTTCGGCAATAAAGACGGAACGATGTTTTCCACCGGTACAACCGATAGCAATTGTCAGATAGCTACGGTTATTTTTTTCTAACATCGGCAACCACATTTCTAAATAATTGCGTGTTTGATAGATAAAATTATGCACTTCGGTTTGACGTTCAAGGAAGTCAATAACCGGTTGTTCCAAGCCTGTCATTGGGCGTAATTCCGGATTCCAATGAGGATTAGGCAAGAAACGCACGTCAAATACGTAATCGGCGTCGGCAGGTAAACCGTATTTAAAACCGAAAGATTCAAAGACGATTTTTAGTGCCTTATCCGTAGAGCCGCGCAAAATGCCACGTAAATTTTCCGCTAATTCGTGTGAGGAAATATTTGTGGTATCGATGATATAATTGGCTTGTTGATAAAGCGGTTCAAGTAACGTAGCTTCCAAATCAATCGCACTTTCTAACGAGAGATCTTTTGTCGATAAAGGATGTAAACGTCGTGTATCGCTGTAGCGCCGAATTAACGTATTACGCTCGCAATCTAAAAAGATGATTTTAGTTTGAATTGTCAGTTTTGATAATTGATCCAATAATTCTTCGATACTTTCCGGGTTTTCGGGAATATTACGAATATCAAGGCTAACTACCGCAGAACGACCGGAATTAGATAAAAATCCGGCTAATTCCGGAATTAACGGAAGCGGAAGGTTATCAACACAATAATAACCCACGTCTTCTAAGGCTCTAAGCGCAACGGATTTACCGGAACCGGAACGCCCGCTTATAATGATTAATTCCATAGGTTTCCTCAAAAATTATTATTGCTCAAGCATTTGAGTATCCGCATAAGATAATAATTGCCAAATTTCTTCGGCATTATTTGCGGAACGCAGCTGCTTCGTTAATGTTTTATCATTTAAACGTTGGGCTATTTCTTGTAACCCGTTTTTATATTGTTCACAGCAACTGCTTGGGATCATGATCGCATAAACGAGATCAACTTCCTTATTATCAAGGGCTTCATAATCAATCGGTTTTTCCAATTGAATAAAAGCCGCTATCGGTTTATCGATAGATACCGTTGCCGACTCTGGTAATTTCGCGTGTGGTAAAGCGATACCGTTATTAATACTGGTTGAGCCTAGCTTTTCCCGTTTAAATAGAGTTCCGAAACATTCTATCGGACAAAGTCCGTCATCGTCGGAACAAGCGGTCGATTTATTGGCGGATTCGGCAATGATTTTTCCGGCTAATTCAAGCACTCTTTTTTTACTTGAAACCAGTACCCCTTGACGAATATTTTCGGGGCTAAGAAATTCGGTTAATTTCATATTATTCACACTCAAGCGGATATTGATCAAATTATCCGCTTAATGGAGATTAAAGCTTAAATTGATCGCCTAAGTAAACTCGTTTTACGTCAGTGTTATTTAAAACTTCTTCCGGGGTTCCGCTTGCAATCATTTGCCCGCTACCTACGATATAAGCTCGTTCACACACATCGAGCGTTTCACGTACATTATGGTCGGTAATTAACACCCCCAACCCTCGTTCTTTTAAATTTACGATAATCTTTTTAATATCGATAACCGAAATGGGATCGACACCGGCAAACGGCTCATCCAATAAAATAAACTGCGGATTTGCGGCAAGAGCACGAGCGATTTCAACGCGACGGCGTTCCCCACCGGAAAGCGATTGACCGAGGCTATTACGGATATGCTCAATATGAAATTCGCTGATTAATTCATCGGCTCGGGCTTTGCGCTGTTGGCTAGTCAAGTCTTTACGTACTTGAAGCACCGCCATTAAATTATCATAAACGCTTAAACGGCGGAAAATAGAAGCTTCTTGCGGTAAATAGCCGATTCCTTGTTTTGCGCGATCGTGCATTGGTAGAAGGCTGATATCTTGATCATCAATACGAATTTGACCTTGATCGTGACGTACTAAGCCGACCACCATATAAAAGGTTGTCGTTTTACCGGCACCGTTAGGACCGAGAAGTCCCACGATTTCACCGGCTTTTACATTTAAGCTGACATCTTTAACCACTTGGCGATTTTTATAGCTTTTCGCTAAATGTTCGGCATAAAGCGTTGGCATTGGCATTACCTATTTTTTGTTATCGTTTAATTCATTCGGAATAAGTATCGTTTTTACACGAGATTTATTTCCGCTGTTAGCTTTAAGTTGTTGTTTTTTCACATCATAAGTAATTTTACTGGCTTTGATAAAACTACCTTGTTGTTTTAATTCCGCATTACCGACCAAGGTTAAAAATTCGGAATTTAAATCATAGTGAACGCTATTACCTTTTCCGTTTACCGGCTTACCGTTATCCAGCGTTTGCTGGAAAGTAACCGGTGAACCGCTTGCTTCAAGCGTTTCTTTTTTACCTTCTTGGCGAATAATGGTTACTTTATCTGCGGTCACTTTAATCGAACCTTGGGTAATGACGACATTATCACTAAATGTTACCACATTACTATTCATATCAAGCGATTGGCTACCCGAATCAATATTGATCGGTTGATCGGTATCGCCTTTAAGCGCATAAGATGAGAGGCTTGTACTTAATAAAGCCATAAAAACCATAGATTTTATTGCAAATTTCATGATGTATCCTTTAGAGATAATTCGCTAATTTTTCTTTTCGTCGTTAGATTGCTGAATAACAGTGGGTTCAAGATAGGTTTTTACATCTTTGGTAATGGTAGCCACCTGCCGTTTTAAATTACCCTTCAATCCCATACCGGTCGTGCTGATACCTAATCCGACGGATTTTACTACACTCTCGGTAGCAATATCTTGCGTATTCAGATCAATACTAAGTTTGTCCGTTTCAATTTTTTGTAAACGAGCATTCATATCCAATGCTTGCAGTTTGACGTTACCGTCTAAATTCAGTATTTTTTCTTTTGTAATTTCTGCGTGATCCGCACTGACTTTCCATTGTTTAAGGGAAGTCTCACTATCAAATAATTCCACTAAGGGTTTAATAAATTCGGTTCGCTCGGTCGTTTCGTAGCGTTTTATTTCTTCCGCTTCGGCAAAATATTGCGGCTTACCTTTTAGATCATAAACAGAAGTGGTTATTTTATTCCCGGTATAATCGGGATTACCTTCTTTCTTAATTAATTGATCCAAGCCGTCATTTTCCGGTTTTTGTTGGCTGACGTACCAGCCGCCCAAAGCCGCTACAATAATTAATAAAATGATATTTAGGCGGATATTCATAAAAATCTAAATAGAGTAAAAAAGGATTGGTAATACTAACATAATTTTTAGAAGGGATATAGCAATGGGAAGCGGGAAATCACGTAAGAGTGAGTAAACTTTCATAGAAATCAGACCGCTTATTTAACACAAGCGGTCTGATTTTTGCGTAATTTTACAAGCTAACCGGTATTACGCATACCCGCCGCAATACCTGTAATCGTGATCATTAACGCCTGTTCTAATTGTGGATCTCTTACTTCTCCTTGATTACGTAAACGTTGTAATAATTCGACTTGTAATAAGTTGAGCGGGTCGGTATAAACGTTACGTAAAGCGATAGATTCTGCAATCCAAGGTAAATCCGCCATCAATTGACCGTCATGTGCCAATGTCAGCACGGTTTGAATATCCGCAGACAATTGGGCACGTAATGCTTGACCTAAATGATGTAATTCTTTGGCGACTAAACGTTGATCGTAATGTTCGGCAAGCCACAAATCCGCTTTAGAGAACACCATTTCCAGCATACCGATCCGAGTAGAGAAGAAAGGCCACTCATTACACATTTCTTTAAGTGTGTTTTCCTCGCCTTGTTCAATCATTTGGCGAAGTGCTGCACCGGCACCGAGCCAAGCCGGTAACATAAGACGGTTTTGCATCCAAGCGAAAATCCATGGAATTGCACGTAAGCTTTCTACCCCACCGTTCGGATTACGTTTTGCCGGACGGGAGCCAAGCGGTAATTTTCCTAATTCTTGCTCCGGTGTCGCACTACGGAAATAAGGTACGAAATCCGGTTCGCCGCGTACAATACCTCGATAAATTTCACAGGAAATATCTGCGCCTTTATCCATAATCTCACGCCACGTCCGTTTAGGTTCCGGCGGCGGCAGTAGGTTAGCTTCCAATATTGCACTGGCATAGAGATTTAACGTTTCGACCGCAACCGCAGGCAAACCGAGTTTGAAACGAATCATTTCACCTTGTTCGGTGACACGTAA includes:
- the lptC gene encoding LPS export ABC transporter periplasmic protein LptC, with amino-acid sequence MNIRLNIILLIIVAALGGWYVSQQKPENDGLDQLIKKEGNPDYTGNKITTSVYDLKGKPQYFAEAEEIKRYETTERTEFIKPLVELFDSETSLKQWKVSADHAEITKEKILNLDGNVKLQALDMNARLQKIETDKLSIDLNTQDIATESVVKSVGLGISTTGMGLKGNLKRQVATITKDVKTYLEPTVIQQSNDEKKN
- the lptA gene encoding lipopolysaccharide transport periplasmic protein LptA, giving the protein MKFAIKSMVFMALLSTSLSSYALKGDTDQPINIDSGSQSLDMNSNVVTFSDNVVITQGSIKVTADKVTIIRQEGKKETLEASGSPVTFQQTLDNGKPVNGKGNSVHYDLNSEFLTLVGNAELKQQGSFIKASKITYDVKKQQLKANSGNKSRVKTILIPNELNDNKK
- the ubiH gene encoding 2-octaprenyl-6-methoxyphenyl hydroxylase, with the protein product MAEQFDVVIVGGAVTGSVLALALSSLSQHKMRIAIVEKQLPDYAQQGGFDARSIALAQGSLQKIAQIRPLVGSALAEQIQQISTPIQQIQVSDLGHFGKTTLKASELNLAQLGVVVELAKLGKNLTACIERQPNIRCFCPNQIVHFERSQTDVLLTLQNGEQIRTQLMVAADGIQSQIARQCGIETEILKDYQQSALIANVEISEPHQGQAFERFTTQGPLALLPLSDNRMSLVWCVKQAEDLTDLSDEAFLSQLQQQFGWKLGRFERVSKRFVYPLTSQKAQSHIHHRLAIVGNAAQLLHPVAGQGFNLGMRDLFTLAQLLAKAFAEGKDLGEFALLNQFEQSRKQDQAQIIGLTSGLISLFSCDFLPLQAVRNLGLFAISHSKLLRENIANKALGWQ
- the rapZ gene encoding RNase adapter RapZ; its protein translation is MELIIISGRSGSGKSVALRALEDVGYYCVDNLPLPLIPELAGFLSNSGRSAVVSLDIRNIPENPESIEELLDQLSKLTIQTKIIFLDCERNTLIRRYSDTRRLHPLSTKDLSLESAIDLEATLLEPLYQQANYIIDTTNISSHELAENLRGILRGSTDKALKIVFESFGFKYGLPADADYVFDVRFLPNPHWNPELRPMTGLEQPVIDFLERQTEVHNFIYQTRNYLEMWLPMLEKNNRSYLTIAIGCTGGKHRSVFIAEQLAKYFQSRDKDVQIRHRSLEKHHKK
- a CDS encoding lipoprotein Hlp gives rise to the protein MTKFTKISATALFALFLTACDKPANKPTTEQAAPAATPTTQTPAETAKPAEQVVNTGAEDYKKFQEWQQVQEKSIGEAINSEIEKLGEKSKDPAVVQDTMNKAILSQIENIQKSAATLDLKDAQVNALKDKALEAMALGAKMISENDKLAKNPTPDAHKAFGELQAQLDKIAAEGQKIEAELATKYGPAPAPAPAPAPAPAPAPAPAQK
- a CDS encoding FAD-dependent monooxygenase codes for the protein MKSADIIIIGGGMVGLAFAALLKNTESQIKIIEKQVPQTTKTFSNRVSAINATSEKMLEQVGALQLIQTERLSPYQKMSVWEQDSFAQIEFDNSDTSIQQLGLDKLGYIIENNQIQSALWQQVSRQDNVEIILSEPNTVGVSENGAFLTLASGEMISAKLVVGADGANSWLRRQMYIPLISKDYEQTALVCNVKTAEPHTHTARQNFSADSILAFLPLADEHLCSIVWSLPTEKAKQLQHCEVQQFNRELTIAFDNRLGLVELQSERATYPLTARYARDFAQSRIALIGDAAHTIHPLAGLGVNLGFADAITLAQEVRQHLMLGHDIGEYRHLRRFERTRKAEAVKLLTAMEGLKQLFQGDHPVKKLIRGIGLSATNQLPILKKLLIEQAIGV
- the lptB gene encoding LPS export ABC transporter ATP-binding protein, which translates into the protein MPTLYAEHLAKSYKNRQVVKDVSLNVKAGEIVGLLGPNGAGKTTTFYMVVGLVRHDQGQIRIDDQDISLLPMHDRAKQGIGYLPQEASIFRRLSVYDNLMAVLQVRKDLTSQQRKARADELISEFHIEHIRNSLGQSLSGGERRRVEIARALAANPQFILLDEPFAGVDPISVIDIKKIIVNLKERGLGVLITDHNVRETLDVCERAYIVGSGQMIASGTPEEVLNNTDVKRVYLGDQFKL
- a CDS encoding PTS sugar transporter subunit IIA; translated protein: MKLTEFLSPENIRQGVLVSSKKRVLELAGKIIAESANKSTACSDDDGLCPIECFGTLFKREKLGSTSINNGIALPHAKLPESATVSIDKPIAAFIQLEKPIDYEALDNKEVDLVYAIMIPSSCCEQYKNGLQEIAQRLNDKTLTKQLRSANNAEEIWQLLSYADTQMLEQ